A window of the Isosphaera pallida ATCC 43644 genome harbors these coding sequences:
- the truB gene encoding tRNA pseudouridine(55) synthase TruB, producing MKPFSSSLHGFLNLAKPPGWTSREVVDFVVRLFPRRSAPKVGHAGTLDPLATGVLVVAVGEATKLIDRVQAQTKVYTATIRLGADSDTLDAAGVVVERDPAGLVPPSVEQIENALQEQVGTIQQVPPAHSALKVGGRRAYELARAGETVELAARPVRIDAIRLTGYQWPRVEIEIECGAGTYIRSIARDLGQTLGTGGIIEVLTRTRIGRFRLEEAHAPSDLSLNRLEEVLIAPLEAMIGRPRVRLTEEQMDAILQGKRLDASVVAWASPPAINDQGEVALVAPESRGGDLVALAEPLGHSGIVWLQPRRVLATNANPTDFRGVQGM from the coding sequence GTGAAACCCTTTAGTTCGTCGCTCCACGGCTTTCTCAACCTGGCCAAGCCGCCGGGTTGGACCTCGCGGGAGGTGGTCGATTTCGTGGTCCGGCTGTTCCCGAGGCGGAGCGCTCCCAAGGTGGGGCACGCCGGCACGCTCGACCCGCTGGCCACGGGGGTTCTGGTCGTCGCGGTGGGCGAGGCCACCAAGCTCATCGACCGGGTGCAGGCTCAAACCAAGGTTTACACCGCCACGATTCGGCTGGGAGCCGACAGCGACACCCTCGACGCCGCTGGCGTGGTGGTCGAACGCGACCCAGCAGGTTTGGTTCCGCCAAGTGTCGAACAGATTGAGAACGCTTTGCAAGAGCAGGTCGGGACTATTCAACAGGTCCCGCCCGCGCACTCCGCGCTCAAGGTGGGCGGGCGGCGCGCTTACGAGTTGGCCCGCGCGGGGGAGACGGTCGAACTGGCCGCCCGTCCGGTGCGGATCGACGCCATTCGGTTGACGGGGTACCAATGGCCGCGGGTCGAGATCGAGATTGAATGCGGCGCGGGGACGTACATCCGGTCGATCGCCCGCGATCTTGGCCAAACGTTGGGGACTGGCGGAATCATCGAGGTATTGACCCGGACCCGAATCGGTCGGTTCCGGCTGGAGGAAGCCCACGCGCCGAGCGATCTGAGCCTGAATCGACTGGAGGAGGTTCTGATCGCGCCGTTGGAGGCGATGATAGGCCGACCCCGCGTCCGTTTGACGGAAGAACAGATGGACGCCATCCTTCAGGGGAAGCGGCTCGATGCTTCGGTGGTCGCGTGGGCGAGTCCGCCGGCCATCAACGACCAGGGCGAGGTGGCGCTGGTCGCGCCTGAGTCGCGGGGTGGCGACCTGGTCGCGCTGGCCGAGCCGCTGGGGCATTCGGGGATCGTCTGGTTGCAACCGCGTCGGGTTTTGGCCACCAACGCGAACCCCACGGACTTCAGGGGGGTCCAAGGAATGTGA
- the hflX gene encoding GTPase HflX: MAELKSTQPRNRRERAILVGVLLPDGQYNPDDPLDEIRGLAETAGLVVLAGLLQNRREVDPATYIGSGKVAELKELVEAHEADLVLFDNDLGPAQTRNLEQQLKVKVIDRTEVILDIFATRARTYEARLQVELAQLEYAMPRLKRMWTHLSRYKGGVGVRGPGEKQLEEDRRLVAKRIQDLKAKLAVVQARKEREVAARTEVPTVSLVGYTNAGKSTLMNALTGAGVYTADQLFATLDTRTRQWHFKGGGHVLLSDTVGFIRNLPHSLVASFKATLEEARQADVLLHVVDASSHEAERQIEAVEAVLHELALSDVPTLLVLNKCDRVRDQDSLAILRARHPEVVEISAATGTGLAELEAAVRAKLNETALDVEIHTHAGDGKVLAYLAQHAHIHSQDYSNTDDLHVRLLCRLPRKCLGFLSEQGVNLHITTLVDQTPMREDQKEMISKRRDLSNSNPLGLSLTWTATA, encoded by the coding sequence TTGGCCGAACTCAAATCCACTCAACCTCGCAACCGTCGGGAGCGAGCCATTCTGGTGGGGGTGTTGCTGCCCGACGGGCAATACAACCCGGACGATCCCCTCGACGAGATTCGCGGTCTGGCCGAAACGGCCGGCCTGGTCGTGCTGGCCGGTTTGCTGCAAAACCGCCGCGAGGTCGATCCCGCCACCTACATCGGTTCGGGCAAGGTGGCCGAACTCAAGGAGCTCGTCGAAGCTCACGAGGCGGATCTCGTGCTGTTCGACAACGACCTGGGGCCCGCCCAAACCCGCAACCTGGAGCAGCAACTCAAGGTCAAGGTGATCGACCGCACTGAGGTGATTTTGGACATCTTCGCCACTCGAGCGCGGACCTACGAGGCCCGTCTCCAGGTCGAATTGGCGCAACTCGAATACGCCATGCCTCGGCTCAAACGGATGTGGACCCACCTTTCCCGCTACAAGGGGGGCGTGGGAGTTCGCGGGCCGGGCGAAAAGCAGCTCGAAGAGGACCGTCGGCTGGTCGCCAAACGAATTCAGGACCTCAAAGCCAAGCTGGCGGTGGTCCAGGCTCGCAAGGAACGCGAAGTCGCCGCCCGCACCGAGGTCCCCACCGTCTCGCTGGTCGGATACACCAATGCCGGCAAAAGCACCCTCATGAACGCGCTGACCGGCGCGGGGGTGTACACCGCCGACCAACTGTTCGCCACCCTCGACACCCGAACCCGCCAGTGGCATTTCAAAGGGGGCGGCCATGTGCTGCTCTCCGACACAGTCGGCTTCATCCGCAACTTGCCCCACTCGCTGGTGGCCTCGTTCAAAGCGACCCTGGAGGAGGCGCGGCAGGCCGACGTGCTGCTCCACGTGGTGGACGCCTCCAGCCACGAAGCCGAGCGTCAAATCGAAGCGGTCGAAGCGGTGCTGCATGAACTCGCTCTGAGCGACGTGCCCACCTTGTTGGTCCTCAACAAGTGCGACCGGGTTCGGGACCAGGACTCCCTAGCGATTTTGCGGGCCCGTCATCCCGAGGTGGTCGAAATCAGCGCCGCGACCGGCACCGGCCTGGCCGAACTGGAAGCCGCCGTGCGGGCCAAGCTCAACGAGACGGCGCTCGATGTCGAGATTCACACTCACGCCGGCGACGGCAAGGTGCTGGCTTATCTCGCCCAACATGCTCACATCCACTCCCAAGACTATTCTAACACCGACGACCTTCATGTGCGTTTGCTCTGTCGCCTGCCCCGCAAATGTCTTGGCTTCCTCAGTGAGCAAGGGGTGAATCTCCACATCACCACTCTCGTTGATCAAACGCCGATGCGGGAGGACCAAAAGGAGATGATTTCCAAGCGTCGAGATCTGAGCAACAGCAACCCACTCGGCCTGAGCCTGACTTGGACCGCCACGGCGTAG
- a CDS encoding DUF1549 domain-containing protein has translation MIRRHAVQLGGVLAGPLILLAWISAAVAPTPPIRAANPSQPWTQEASLEAAELAPASQRFTTLEPGDGELVEVPDFQKHVLPLMGQLGCNGRSCHGSFQGAGGFQLSLFGYDFKKDHAALMAKESGRVNLDDPEGSKILLKPTLQMPHKGGQRMEIDSWQYNLLVRWIEAGAPSASEAARFEHLEVTPRELRFNHVGQTAQLKVVAHWSDGTIEDVTCLSRFRTNDESIAEIDEYGLVTAKAPGDTHVVAFYDNGVTPIPVLIPVSDQVGPRYPEVPTPTQIDALVVDKLRKLGIVPSGICDDAEFLRRVSLDLTGTLPIPEEVSSFLADDRPNKRALKIEELLERPTYSAYWAMKLCDFTGNAERHFQGTINPRLTAQHWYEWIERRLRENMPYDKIVEGIVLARGREPGESYADYAARESSYYRPNPADQADFTERDTMPYYWARRNARTPDDKALSFSHAFLGIRLECAQCHKHPFDQWTQADFQQFTQFFAGVRYGKPREYTQMLNDLTKTHPQLKGKNNNQLNRELAGLLRNGETVPLEELIVTPPRRPNTKGQAQPRRQGGRVATPKLLGGDEVDVTSEADLREPLMEWLRSPENPYFARALINRVWANHFHVGIVNPPDDMNLANPPSNEPLLDYLVGQFISSGFDLKALHREILNSDTYQRSWEVNPTNRLDERNFSRAVIRRLPAEVVLDAVKQVTANSASLAQAGSWIGDRAIGPMGNSRVQRESYAATVFGENKRDTNCDCARSNEPNLLQAIFLQNDDRELLAVLDRRDGWLAELQGRGGPAPEARQPRKPDTELKNPNKVEERLAKAQTKAAAQEGKGDGTDLQRQLAETRARLVEVQQRLRALSGNAAAATKGQRRQRLQAQIGELQRRIVALQTQARRQRETNQVNDPAKVKAVASGFDLEEVVHEAYLRTLSRLPRPEELAAARDYIASSETPIDGVRDLLWALINTKEFVTNH, from the coding sequence ATGATAAGACGACACGCGGTTCAACTCGGCGGCGTGCTGGCGGGTCCTTTGATCCTGCTAGCCTGGATCAGCGCGGCGGTTGCGCCCACGCCTCCGATTCGGGCCGCCAACCCGTCCCAACCCTGGACCCAAGAGGCTTCTCTCGAAGCTGCGGAGCTGGCTCCGGCTAGCCAACGCTTCACCACGTTGGAGCCGGGGGACGGGGAACTGGTCGAGGTTCCCGACTTCCAAAAGCATGTGTTGCCGCTGATGGGCCAACTGGGCTGCAACGGTCGTTCCTGCCACGGCTCGTTCCAGGGAGCCGGCGGCTTCCAGCTCTCGCTGTTCGGTTACGACTTCAAGAAGGACCACGCCGCCCTGATGGCCAAGGAGAGCGGTCGGGTCAACCTTGACGACCCCGAGGGCAGCAAAATCCTGCTCAAACCAACGTTGCAAATGCCCCATAAGGGCGGCCAACGGATGGAAATCGACTCGTGGCAATACAATCTGTTGGTTCGCTGGATCGAAGCCGGCGCGCCTTCGGCCAGCGAGGCAGCCCGGTTCGAGCATCTGGAAGTCACCCCGCGCGAGCTTCGATTCAACCACGTGGGCCAAACCGCCCAACTCAAGGTGGTGGCTCACTGGTCTGACGGTACGATCGAGGATGTCACCTGTCTGAGCCGGTTCCGCACCAACGACGAGTCGATCGCCGAGATCGACGAGTACGGTTTGGTGACCGCCAAGGCTCCGGGCGACACCCACGTGGTCGCCTTCTATGACAACGGTGTGACCCCTATCCCCGTGTTGATCCCGGTCTCCGACCAAGTTGGTCCCCGCTACCCCGAGGTGCCCACCCCGACCCAAATCGATGCCCTCGTGGTGGACAAGCTCCGCAAGCTGGGCATCGTGCCTTCGGGCATCTGCGACGACGCCGAGTTCCTCCGTCGTGTCAGCCTCGACTTGACCGGAACTCTGCCGATTCCCGAGGAGGTCTCAAGCTTCCTGGCCGACGATCGACCCAACAAGCGCGCCCTCAAGATCGAAGAGTTGCTGGAGCGGCCCACCTACTCGGCTTATTGGGCTATGAAGCTCTGCGACTTCACCGGCAACGCCGAACGCCACTTCCAGGGCACGATCAACCCTCGTTTGACCGCGCAACATTGGTATGAATGGATCGAACGCCGCCTGCGCGAGAACATGCCCTACGACAAGATCGTCGAGGGGATCGTGCTGGCCCGCGGACGCGAGCCAGGCGAATCCTACGCCGACTACGCAGCACGGGAGTCCTCCTACTACCGTCCCAATCCCGCGGATCAGGCCGACTTCACCGAACGAGACACCATGCCCTACTACTGGGCCAGGCGCAATGCCCGCACCCCTGACGACAAAGCGCTGTCCTTCAGCCACGCCTTCCTTGGCATCCGGTTGGAATGCGCCCAGTGCCACAAGCATCCGTTCGACCAGTGGACCCAGGCCGACTTCCAGCAGTTCACCCAGTTCTTCGCCGGGGTGCGTTACGGCAAACCCCGCGAATACACCCAGATGCTCAATGATCTGACCAAGACCCATCCCCAACTCAAAGGGAAGAACAACAATCAACTCAACCGGGAACTCGCCGGTCTGCTGCGTAATGGCGAAACAGTTCCCCTGGAGGAACTGATCGTAACCCCTCCGCGCCGTCCCAACACCAAGGGTCAAGCCCAGCCGCGGCGTCAAGGCGGACGGGTGGCCACGCCCAAGCTGCTGGGCGGCGACGAAGTGGATGTGACCAGCGAGGCCGACCTGCGCGAGCCGCTGATGGAGTGGCTGCGATCGCCGGAGAATCCCTATTTCGCCCGCGCCTTGATCAACCGGGTTTGGGCCAACCACTTCCACGTGGGGATCGTGAACCCTCCCGACGACATGAACCTCGCCAATCCGCCCTCCAACGAACCGCTGCTGGACTACCTAGTCGGCCAGTTCATCAGCAGCGGCTTCGACCTCAAGGCGCTTCATCGGGAAATTCTCAACAGCGACACCTATCAACGGTCGTGGGAAGTCAATCCCACCAACCGTCTAGATGAGCGGAACTTCAGCCGCGCGGTCATTCGCCGCCTGCCGGCCGAGGTCGTACTGGACGCGGTCAAGCAAGTCACGGCCAACTCGGCGAGCCTAGCTCAAGCCGGCTCGTGGATCGGCGATCGGGCGATCGGGCCGATGGGCAACAGCCGGGTCCAGCGGGAAAGCTATGCCGCGACGGTCTTCGGCGAAAACAAGCGGGACACCAACTGCGACTGCGCCCGCTCCAATGAGCCGAATCTGCTCCAGGCGATCTTCCTGCAAAACGACGACCGCGAACTGCTGGCGGTGCTAGATCGTCGGGACGGCTGGCTCGCCGAACTCCAGGGCCGGGGTGGTCCCGCTCCTGAAGCCCGCCAACCCCGCAAACCCGACACCGAACTGAAGAACCCCAACAAGGTCGAGGAACGCCTCGCCAAAGCCCAAACCAAGGCGGCCGCTCAAGAGGGGAAGGGAGACGGAACCGACCTCCAACGACAACTGGCCGAGACCCGCGCACGCTTGGTCGAAGTCCAACAACGCCTCCGTGCCCTCTCGGGCAACGCCGCGGCCGCCACCAAGGGGCAACGTCGCCAACGTCTGCAAGCGCAAATCGGCGAACTGCAACGCCGAATTGTCGCCCTGCAAACCCAGGCGCGTCGTCAACGGGAAACGAATCAGGTCAACGACCCCGCCAAGGTCAAGGCAGTCGCCTCGGGCTTCGATCTCGAAGAGGTGGTCCATGAAGCCTACTTGCGGACCCTCTCGCGGCTGCCCCGGCCTGAGGAACTCGCCGCCGCCCGCGACTACATCGCGTCCTCGGAGACACCGATCGACGGA
- a CDS encoding RNA polymerase sigma factor: MVVHNDVPPLPERDSASPPLDAETVEALFRNHAQALRWFIRGIVRDPETAEDVLQTTFTRLIEHGGPDQTDPASRKSWLFQVAHHEAIAQKRKGRLRERANRDARLVRAADSGNQDTAEDHLQRAETIARVRQAVEALPPAQRDVVLRRLAGRETFAAIAQADGLPLGTVLTRMRLALGRLRSLLDSHRDPSP, encoded by the coding sequence TTGGTTGTCCACAACGATGTCCCCCCCTTGCCCGAGCGTGACTCCGCCTCCCCGCCTCTCGACGCCGAGACGGTCGAGGCGTTGTTTCGGAACCACGCCCAAGCGTTGCGCTGGTTCATTCGGGGGATCGTCCGCGATCCGGAAACCGCCGAGGATGTGTTGCAAACCACCTTCACGCGGCTGATCGAACATGGCGGCCCGGACCAAACCGACCCCGCCTCCCGCAAGTCCTGGCTATTCCAGGTGGCCCACCACGAAGCGATCGCCCAGAAACGCAAGGGGCGGCTCCGCGAGCGGGCCAACCGCGACGCCCGTCTGGTTCGCGCGGCGGACTCCGGCAATCAGGATACCGCCGAGGATCACCTCCAACGCGCCGAGACCATCGCGCGGGTCCGCCAAGCCGTAGAGGCCCTGCCGCCCGCCCAGCGCGACGTGGTACTGCGTCGTCTGGCCGGTCGCGAGACCTTCGCTGCCATCGCCCAAGCCGACGGCCTGCCGTTAGGCACCGTCTTGACCCGAATGAGGCTGGCCCTGGGCCGCCTTCGCTCCCTCCTCGACTCCCATCGAGACCCGTCGCCATGA
- the bcp gene encoding thioredoxin-dependent thiol peroxidase — protein sequence MSEPVAPPVVKLEAGQPAPLFTLTDQEGQEVRLESFRGRPVVLYFYPKDDTPGCTTEACGFRDARADYEAAGAVVLGVSPDDVESHRKFAAKHGLNFTLLADPDKVVCQAYGVWKEKTMYGRKSWGVERTTFVIDRNGQIVTIFPRVKVDGHVEAVLKVIQSL from the coding sequence ATGTCCGAACCTGTCGCTCCGCCGGTGGTCAAGCTGGAAGCGGGTCAACCGGCTCCGTTGTTCACGCTGACCGATCAAGAGGGTCAGGAGGTCCGTTTGGAGTCGTTCCGGGGCCGTCCCGTGGTGCTCTACTTCTATCCCAAGGACGACACGCCTGGCTGCACGACCGAGGCGTGCGGCTTCCGAGATGCCCGGGCCGACTACGAGGCCGCCGGCGCGGTGGTGCTGGGGGTCAGCCCCGACGATGTGGAATCGCACCGCAAGTTTGCCGCCAAACACGGTCTGAACTTCACCCTGCTGGCCGATCCCGACAAGGTGGTTTGCCAGGCTTACGGGGTCTGGAAGGAGAAGACCATGTACGGCCGGAAATCCTGGGGAGTGGAGCGAACGACCTTCGTCATTGACCGGAACGGCCAAATCGTGACAATCTTCCCCAGAGTGAAGGTGGACGGTCATGTGGAGGCGGTTCTCAAGGTGATTCAATCGCTCTGA
- a CDS encoding vWA domain-containing protein, with the protein MSLHPPDSAVMARAAGSDANASPVPALPVDPAPMCRTASQNGGRTKISRVDHNRSAEPRRGSALVVEPSALPEGDLGDVVGSSTDRGRRTSEGIKLGVTLDPEDNPAATANVPSPPPATKARPETESDEAPPVISRLDLKVLAFSALIHIALLLATGLLVVHTADVELPIQLTSTNTDTIVPETDRLELESLTTEAVGGLDAIAAGSFAPAVGAPAQVANPVVEQAARMPNPNVEIADIPLPRAEESNLMLNVQGSGAEHVGGAEGAVDRVAMEILRRLERGPVLVVWALDASGSLYEERQRLSKYIGQVYQDVLKLDNEELSAGDNLLTAAVAFGRDRKVLIETPSRDLSRIREAIENVPLDKTGIESTFTTVAEIARYFGRFKRNDTRYQTLCVILTDEVGDDEERLDLAIQAARDAAMPVYVLGSAALFGQVLGMVPYTDPESGQHYPALPVRQGPESIRNEMINLPFWNRGQDALHLDSGFGPYALSRLCGATGGIYFITRLGATKVQFDPARMREYKPDWVSIPEYEVMLAKNPLRMAVVQAAQITQQRLPGRPSLTFPPTGTDAFNTAMRENQFRADRTRITVDEALEPILKVAKLRDREPSKRWQAHYDLARGRLMAMKIRCFEYNSACARMKIDPLKFKNPNSNAWRLVPDNQVRFSDQAAKAAEQARELLKRVETEHAGTPWAYLARLELEEPLGFRWEETYVEPPQRNDNPPNRKNTPKKAEMARPPEPPKI; encoded by the coding sequence GTGTCGCTCCATCCCCCCGATTCGGCTGTGATGGCTCGCGCCGCCGGTTCCGACGCCAACGCCTCGCCGGTTCCAGCGTTGCCCGTCGATCCCGCGCCCATGTGTCGGACGGCGTCACAGAACGGAGGTCGGACCAAAATCAGCCGAGTGGATCACAATCGGTCTGCCGAGCCTCGACGAGGCTCCGCGTTGGTGGTCGAACCCAGCGCCTTGCCTGAGGGTGATCTTGGGGACGTGGTCGGCTCGTCAACAGACCGGGGACGGCGAACGAGCGAGGGGATCAAGCTGGGCGTGACGCTCGATCCCGAGGATAACCCAGCGGCCACCGCCAACGTCCCGTCGCCGCCCCCCGCGACCAAGGCTCGACCCGAGACCGAGTCCGACGAGGCACCGCCGGTGATCTCCCGGTTGGACCTCAAGGTGTTGGCCTTCAGCGCCCTGATTCACATCGCGCTGTTGCTGGCAACCGGCCTGCTGGTAGTCCACACCGCCGACGTCGAACTGCCGATCCAATTGACCTCGACAAACACCGATACCATCGTGCCCGAAACCGATCGGCTCGAACTAGAGTCGTTGACGACCGAAGCCGTCGGCGGCCTGGACGCGATCGCCGCGGGTAGCTTCGCGCCGGCGGTAGGCGCGCCGGCGCAGGTGGCCAACCCAGTGGTCGAACAAGCCGCGCGAATGCCTAACCCCAACGTCGAAATCGCCGATATCCCCCTGCCCAGGGCCGAGGAATCCAACCTCATGCTCAACGTCCAGGGCAGCGGGGCCGAACATGTCGGTGGGGCCGAGGGAGCCGTCGATCGGGTGGCGATGGAAATTTTGCGACGTCTGGAGCGAGGACCGGTCCTGGTCGTCTGGGCGCTCGACGCCTCGGGCAGCCTCTATGAAGAACGTCAGAGACTCTCCAAATATATCGGTCAAGTTTATCAAGACGTGTTGAAGCTTGATAACGAAGAGCTATCAGCCGGCGACAATCTGCTAACCGCGGCGGTGGCCTTTGGAAGGGACCGCAAGGTCTTGATCGAAACGCCGTCGCGCGACTTGTCGCGGATCCGCGAGGCGATCGAGAATGTGCCGCTGGATAAGACCGGCATTGAAAGTACCTTCACCACTGTTGCCGAGATTGCCCGCTACTTTGGTCGCTTTAAGCGGAACGACACCCGCTACCAAACTCTGTGCGTCATTTTGACCGACGAGGTGGGCGACGACGAGGAACGGCTCGACTTGGCGATCCAGGCTGCCCGCGACGCGGCAATGCCGGTTTATGTGTTGGGGTCGGCGGCGCTGTTCGGTCAGGTCCTCGGCATGGTCCCCTACACTGACCCCGAAAGCGGCCAGCATTATCCGGCCTTGCCGGTGCGTCAGGGCCCCGAAAGTATCCGCAACGAGATGATCAACCTGCCATTTTGGAACCGGGGGCAGGATGCGCTCCACCTGGATTCCGGTTTCGGACCTTACGCACTGAGCCGTCTTTGCGGTGCGACCGGGGGGATCTACTTCATCACCCGCCTCGGCGCGACCAAGGTTCAATTCGATCCGGCCCGGATGCGGGAATACAAGCCGGATTGGGTGTCGATCCCCGAATACGAAGTGATGCTCGCCAAGAATCCGCTCCGCATGGCGGTGGTACAGGCAGCTCAGATCACTCAACAACGCTTGCCCGGCCGTCCCTCCTTGACCTTCCCGCCTACCGGCACTGACGCCTTCAACACCGCGATGCGCGAAAACCAGTTCCGCGCCGACCGGACCCGGATCACCGTGGACGAAGCGTTGGAGCCAATCCTCAAGGTCGCCAAACTGCGGGACCGCGAACCCTCCAAACGCTGGCAGGCTCATTACGACCTGGCGCGGGGACGACTGATGGCGATGAAGATCCGCTGTTTCGAGTACAACTCAGCCTGTGCCCGAATGAAGATTGACCCGCTCAAGTTCAAGAATCCCAACTCCAACGCCTGGCGTTTAGTGCCGGACAACCAGGTGCGGTTCAGCGATCAAGCAGCCAAGGCGGCCGAACAGGCCCGCGAGTTGCTCAAGCGGGTCGAAACCGAACACGCCGGCACCCCTTGGGCTTATCTGGCTCGTCTGGAGCTGGAAGAGCCGCTAGGCTTCAGGTGGGAGGAAACCTATGTCGAACCGCCTCAGAGGAACGACAACCCTCCCAACCGCAAGAACACTCCCAAGAAGGCCGAGATGGCTCGGCCTCCTGAACCACCCAAGATTTAG